CATTTCCTTTGGTTTTCCTACCTATCTTCTGGTTTCCTGCTATTCCTTTGCACAGTTGAGTACACTACCACCCTCTGTGGAAATTCATTGTTTATTATTCAGTACTGTCTCTATGCTTAGTCAAATACATGACTGTACATGACTGACAAGTGCTaaacttttcagttttaaaaactcTTAAGATTTTACAACTCTAACTTTTCTGACgtgttttttgttctttgcagAAAAGATACAGTTTGGCTGTTGGTCCTCCCAAAAAGGTTCCAAAAGTCAAGGGTGTAGAGTCTGCAGCAGTGCAAGCATTTCTCAGacggaaagaagaagaaaaaaggaaaaaaggtaacTATTGAAGTTGTCCAAAATATTTCCTACTGGTGAGCTTCATTCACTTTTTAGGACTTTTCCTCTTGCACATACAGCTATTTGTCTGTTCCTTGAATTTAGGCACACAGCTGATGCTAagtgaaagatgaagaaaaactaAGGATTAGGGATGCTTTTATGCTTTCTTAGGGATTTAAATATTAATCAGCTATCCTAGCTTTTACTGTCAGAAGTCAAGAAGTAGTTAAGGTGAAGAGACACTGCAAGAAACCATGCTGGATTTCTGGTTACTTCATAACTTTGCAAGGCTGTATTTGCGTCAAAACAGAGTTCCTATTGTTCACAGTGCTGTCTTAATCTGCTGTATCAATACagtctgaattttaatttttacGGCAGAAGCTTTGTGCcacaattttttattatttacatttccTTTAGTCTATAGAAGAAACTGACTGCATTGTTTCTAATGCTCACCCTCTGTTAAGGGTAGCCGAATCCAGTGGACTGGCAGGCCCAGGGGATTCCTCCCCTCCATGAGAGTCTGCACCTTATCCCTTTTTTCAAAGTCTAGCCAGAAGCAAGACTGAGCATGAATTCCAAATaggcacgcacacacactctGTATAGGCACGGCCATTGACAAATAAATTAACACAGGCAGCAGGACAGCGCCTTTACAGGCACCTACATAAAATGCAGCATGAATAGCCCAATTCTGTTTCTAGGGATTGATGTTCAGGGAAACTCCTTTTCCTGGGTCTTTTTGGTATTTGGCCCTTGTAGCCTGTGTGTCGCGGTATCTGGCCCCCAGACCTTTCATCTTGTTCACCAGCTAATTCAACTTGAATTTTGCCAGTAGATCATGGCCACTGGTACTCAAAATGGAGCACATGCTTGTGCAGGAAATAGTTTAGTAAGAATATAGGACAGGCTGTGGAGATCTGGCACAGGGCTCTGCCAGGCAAGTACTGACCAGCAGCTTGCGTGCCTCTGTCCAGCTCCTTCTCTCTGCTCCTCCTCTGCTGCGATGTGCACACTGTTTTCCAATACTTGTTCCTccctgatccctccctttctccaccttCACCTAAATATCCAATAGTAAGTTCTGTACGATCACAATTCTCTTGCTCAATCCCaaaatttccttcccttcttcagaTATCCTGTGTGAAGTCCTGTACTTTACACAGTAGTTCCCCTTAGTTTGCATAGCGTTATGGAGAGAGTCGCTTCTGTTGAATCACCTTAGTGGGTTGTGCAATAGTGGCACTGCCTTAATTTTTCATCTTTGGATTTTAGGAGTAGCTGATTCAGGTGGATTAGGTTGTCTAGGTCCCCTGCCCTCTTACCAGACCTCTGATCACTCTGGTCTTTGTTTCAAATAGCTGTTAGCCAGATATCCATAAACTTATGTCTTAAATGTCTTAAATCAATTGGAAGTAATTGAAACTAAAAATAGAGTGCTTTTGCATAACTTTCTCCTGGTTTTCTTCTACAgcactggaagaaaaaagaaggaaagaagaactcTTGGCTAGACGTATTGAACTGAAACATGACAGAAAAGCAAGAGCTATGGCTTCGCGAACGAAGGATAACTTTTACGGCTATAATGGCATTCCTGTTGAAGAGAAGCCTAGAAAGAGGAGGACTTCTGAGAATGTTGCTCAGGTTGCAGAGGCTGAGTACACAACAGAAGATGAAACTGAACAGTTTGAATACAGTCAGACTGAATCTGAGCATGAGCAAGAGGAATATGAAGAGAAACCAGCCAAAGCTGCAGTGAAACCAAAGGTGCCTCCCAAAAGTGCACCAGCACCTCTGAACTTCACAGATCTTCTAAGGCTTGCTGAAAAAAAACAATATGAACCAGTGGAAATAAAAGTAGTGAAAAAGATAGAAGAGAGACCCAGGACAGCAGAggaattgagagagagagaatatttggAGCGCAAAAACAAAAGAATGGAagtgcagaaagagaaaaagaaaagcgaGAAAGAGATTAGGAATACAGGTGCATCCAGTTCTTCAAAAAAAGTGACTTCTCAGAAAGAATCTGTAAATGCAAAACTTAGCAAAAGCTCAATAGATAAACATTCCTCTCCAAAAGGCAGTCTGTCTTCTATGAGTGGTGCTGATAAGAAATCCAAAGCACCAGCATTGACTGAAAAGCACTCACGGTCGTCGTTATCATCCAAATTCAGTCAAATGGAAAAAGTTAAAACTTCACAAAATGGCTCCTTAAAGAGCTCTACTGGTAGCAGTCATAGTAAATTATCTGTTAATGGTATAGGAAAATCTGGCTCCAGCACTCATGTGCCACCCTCAAAAGCAACAGCCAATGGGGCCCAGAGGCTGCCGTCTGCTAAAGAATCTAACCTGAAAAAATCTGCCCATGGCAAACTGGGAAGTGCTGCAGCCCTTCACTGTGAAGTTAACTCCAATGCAAAGCGGTCAGGTAGCAGTTTAGGAAAAGGAGGACCTGGACATCCAGGTGGCGGTTCAAGTACAGGACCTGGGCGATCAAGCAGCAGCTCTGGTGTGGGACCTGGGCGGCCAGGAAGTGGTTTGACCGCAGGACCTGGGCGACTGGGCAGCAGCCCGGCTGTGGGACCTGGAAGGCCAGGCATCAGTTCAAGCGCGGGACCCGGGCGCCTGGGCAGCGGCTCAGGCATGGGACCTGGAAGGCCAGCTGGCAGCTCAAGCACTGGACCTGGGCGACCAGGCAGCAGCTCAAGCATGGTGCTTGGGCGAGCCGGCAGCAGCTTGGGCACTGGTCCAGGGAGGCCAGGCATCAGCACAAATGCAGGACTTGGGCGAGCTGGCAGCAGCTTGGGCACTGGTCCGGGAAGGCCCGGTGTCAGCACAAACACAGGACCCGGGCGACCAGGCAGTGGCTTGGGAACAGGACCAGGAAGGCCAGGTGTCAGCCCAAGCGCAGGACCTGGGCGACCGGGCAGCGGCTTGGGTACACCTGTAAAACCTAAGTGTACTGTTGTATCAGAAACAATTTCTTCTAAAAATCTAGTCACAAGGCCTAGCAACGGACAGATTAATGGAATGAGACCTTTTCAAGGGCATAGACCAGTGTTTCATCCACAAGGTATGAAGTTTTACAGCAAGTAAGATCTTTCAACCTAGGTGTTATTTCCTCCATATTTTTGATATGTCTGGGTTGAGGTCAATGAGGGCCTCTAAAAATTGTAGATGCAATTAGAAAGATGTGGATAAAATGCCATATTTGCCTTTCAAAGAGTGCATTTAacagaatgctttttttcccccctttgcaaCTTCTTATTTGTTTTCACCCCTACCCACACTGCCTGAAATCAGGACCTGGAGGGTAAAGTTTTTACATGAAAGAAAACTAAGCAGCCTAGGTAGATGTTGGCATATGAATGGTGTTAAAAGGGAAAGAATTGAAGGATTCACTTCCTGCATCACTTAAATTTGCAGTTACTCATAAAAATTTAGTAGTGCTTTAAATAACAAATGCTTaaagcagtaaataaaaaaaaaaaaatagaacctcACAACAAACCTGTGATTGAGTGTTGCTTAAATGTTCTGGCAAATGAATGTTTTGGCAGTGAATTTTACCATCAGTAAGTGAATAGTTTTAAAAACTGGTTTTTGAACAGAAGTAAAAAGCATGGACTCTTACAAATAAGTGTCTAGAAAACCCTGAGTCTGAATAAGAACATAGACTTTTGTCTGGTAGCTCACTCAGGATGCAGCTGATGATACTGATATGTAATCTTCCATAACACAGCTtagaggaaatattttcttttactgtgtGTCTTAGAATTGTTAATTAAATTAAGACAGAACATTTTCACCTTGAAGCCCAGAGTTATAAATGTCTGTGCTCAGGGCACAGCCAGAAGTACTGTAAAAACACTTGCTTATGAAGAAGCAAATGTAGAAAATGACTGTGTTCTTAGACAAATTAATGTCGTTCTTCACTCCTCTCTCATTTAGGTCTTGGAAGACCTTCTCTCCCACCCATTAGTTACAAAAGGCAgatagatgatgatgatgatgatgaatacGACTCTGAAATGGATGACTTCATTGAAGATGAGGGAGAACCCCAAGAAGAAATATCAAAGCATATTCGGGAAATATTTGGATATGACCGGAAAAGGTAAGATAGCCCAAGTTAATTTTAAGATATCACAAAACAAACTCTTACAGAAATTATAGTTCAAAGAATAAAACTGAATATTTGAGATGAATGAGTAAATTCTTGGCATCCATAAATGTTCTTGCGTTGCAGAAAGTTAAACATTAGAGTTGCTTCTGTACAGAAGGGATCTTGACTTTTCATGCTGCCTGCATGCTCTTCTGAGGAGCAATAAAATTTGGTGCAAATGGgacaactggaaaacaaaacactgttttcaaTTTTTCATGTGTATAACTCCTAAATCTTTTCTGTCATTGGGCGTTCTACTTTCTACAGCAGCCTGTAATACTTCAGAATATGTCAAATGCAGTTGCCTGCTGAACTGCTGAATGCAATGGTGTTAGCTATTTCATAGGAGAATCTAACTTGGTGTATTTGGGTAGGAACTGTTGGAAAATGAAATCCCTTATTTGGCTTGTTTCAATACTTTCCTCTTGCCTGACAATAAGGTATAACAAAGCAAGCATTTTAATGACTTGGAACTTTAATTCTTTCAAAACATTAAAATCTAACAGTAAATGGcaagataattttcttttttcaaaataaaaaatgttaattcATAACAGCCATACAtgatcatgttttatttttagtgtgcTAAACATGAATATTCAACTTCCAGATACAAAGATGAAAGTGATTATGCCTTACGTTATATGGAGAGCAGCTGGAGAGAGCAACAGAAAGAAGAAGCTAGGAGGTATGCacagatttaaatttaaatagaaGGTGTGTATGTGGGGGGGGAGTAGTTTGTCTGAAGTCATGGAGCAACTTAGAGTGGATTCTTGCTGATTAAATGTATCCCTGAACATAATACTACTTATAGCAGAGGTAAGTCTCGCTGTTTTTGACAGAAAAGCTTAGGTACAAAGATTAAACTTGGGCAGCCAGCCTGCCAGTGAAATAATGGGTGTAGTAAACAAATCTGTGTTCATTTTAATTATGTAAGTTTTGCTTGCAAAAATTATACCAACTTAAGCCCCAAAATATTTCTACAAATACTAAAAATTCCAGTTAAAATGCTAAACCCTTAAATTTGTTCCAAACACTGCAATACTCTGCTAGTCCTTGAGGATGAAGGAGACTtcttaaaattataaaatatctGTACAGagtaattttatatataaatagtgATTTCAAAATGACTCTATTTTCATATTGGATTCAATCATGATTTCAGCCCCTAGACCTGTGCAAATCTTAACTGGCTATTACAGAAACCTGGCC
This is a stretch of genomic DNA from Apteryx mantelli isolate bAptMan1 chromosome 4, bAptMan1.hap1, whole genome shotgun sequence. It encodes these proteins:
- the SPTY2D1 gene encoding protein SPT2 homolog isoform X1 — encoded protein: MDFRNILVVASEQQGLNSVPKRYSLAVGPPKKVPKVKGVESAAVQAFLRRKEEEKRKKALEEKRRKEELLARRIELKHDRKARAMASRTKDNFYGYNGIPVEEKPRKRRTSENVAQVAEAEYTTEDETEQFEYSQTESEHEQEEYEEKPAKAAVKPKVPPKSAPAPLNFTDLLRLAEKKQYEPVEIKVVKKIEERPRTAEELREREYLERKNKRMEVQKEKKKSEKEIRNTGASSSSKKVTSQKESVNAKLSKSSIDKHSSPKGSLSSMSGADKKSKAPALTEKHSRSSLSSKFSQMEKVKTSQNGSLKSSTGSSHSKLSVNGIGKSGSSTHVPPSKATANGAQRLPSAKESNLKKSAHGKLGSAAALHCEVNSNAKRSGSSLGKGGPGHPGGGSSTGPGRSSSSSGVGPGRPGSGLTAGPGRLGSSPAVGPGRPGISSSAGPGRLGSGSGMGPGRPAGSSSTGPGRPGSSSSMVLGRAGSSLGTGPGRPGISTNAGLGRAGSSLGTGPGRPGVSTNTGPGRPGSGLGTGPGRPGVSPSAGPGRPGSGLGTPVKPKCTVVSETISSKNLVTRPSNGQINGMRPFQGHRPVFHPQGLGRPSLPPISYKRQIDDDDDDEYDSEMDDFIEDEGEPQEEISKHIREIFGYDRKRYKDESDYALRYMESSWREQQKEEARSLRLGVQEDLEELKREEEELKRKRQSKKLRTR
- the SPTY2D1 gene encoding protein SPT2 homolog isoform X3; its protein translation is MDFRNILVVASEQQGLNSVPKRYSLAVGPPKKVPKVKGVESAAVQAFLRRKEEEKRKKALEEKRRKEELLARRIELKHDRKARAMASRTKDNFYGYNGIPVEEKPRKRRTSENVAQVAEAEYTTEDETEQFEYSQTESEHEQEEYEEKPAKAAVKPKVPPKSAPAPLNFTDLLRLAEKKQYEPVEIKVVKKIEERPRTAEELREREYLERKNKRMEVQKEKKKSEKEIRNTGASSSSKKVTSQKESVNAKLSKSSIDKHSSPKGSLSSMSGADKKSKAPALTEKHSRSSLSSKFSQMEKVKTSQNGSLKSSTGSSHSKLSVNGIGKSGSSTHVPPSKATANGAQRLPSAKESNLKKSAHGKLGSAAALHCEVNSNAKRSGSSLGKGGPGHPGGGSSTGPGRSSSSSGVGPGRPGSGLTAGPGRLGSSPAVGPGRPGISSSAGPGRLGSGSGMGPGRPAGSSSTGPGRPGSSSSMVLGRAGSSLGTGPGRPGISTNAGLGRAGSSLGTGPGRPGVSTNTGPGRPGSGLGTGPGRPGVSPSAGPGRPGSGLGTPVKPKCTVVSETISSKNLVTRPSNGQINGMRPFQGHRPVFHPQGLGRPSLPPISYKRQIDDDDDDEYDSEMDDFIEDEGEPQEEISKHIREIFGYDRKRYKDESDYALRYMESSWREQQKEEARRW
- the SPTY2D1 gene encoding protein SPT2 homolog isoform X2 translates to MSRSRLCNSKKRYSLAVGPPKKVPKVKGVESAAVQAFLRRKEEEKRKKALEEKRRKEELLARRIELKHDRKARAMASRTKDNFYGYNGIPVEEKPRKRRTSENVAQVAEAEYTTEDETEQFEYSQTESEHEQEEYEEKPAKAAVKPKVPPKSAPAPLNFTDLLRLAEKKQYEPVEIKVVKKIEERPRTAEELREREYLERKNKRMEVQKEKKKSEKEIRNTGASSSSKKVTSQKESVNAKLSKSSIDKHSSPKGSLSSMSGADKKSKAPALTEKHSRSSLSSKFSQMEKVKTSQNGSLKSSTGSSHSKLSVNGIGKSGSSTHVPPSKATANGAQRLPSAKESNLKKSAHGKLGSAAALHCEVNSNAKRSGSSLGKGGPGHPGGGSSTGPGRSSSSSGVGPGRPGSGLTAGPGRLGSSPAVGPGRPGISSSAGPGRLGSGSGMGPGRPAGSSSTGPGRPGSSSSMVLGRAGSSLGTGPGRPGISTNAGLGRAGSSLGTGPGRPGVSTNTGPGRPGSGLGTGPGRPGVSPSAGPGRPGSGLGTPVKPKCTVVSETISSKNLVTRPSNGQINGMRPFQGHRPVFHPQGLGRPSLPPISYKRQIDDDDDDEYDSEMDDFIEDEGEPQEEISKHIREIFGYDRKRYKDESDYALRYMESSWREQQKEEARSLRLGVQEDLEELKREEEELKRKRQSKKLRTR